Below is a window of Gossypium hirsutum isolate 1008001.06 chromosome A12, Gossypium_hirsutum_v2.1, whole genome shotgun sequence DNA.
ACCTACTACCTGACAATGCCATTGATGCTAGTATTGTCTCCATTTATGACTTTGCGGGAAGAAGACAGGCCCAGATCAAAGGGTCCCAAAGATTCTGTCTGCATCCACATTCCATTGAAAGGAAACATGTCAATAAATATAAATTCTGAAACCAGTAAGCAGTGGCAGCATTCCATATTACTCAGACGGTTGAAAGTGTTCGATACAAATATGAGTtcaacataaatattttcaattttctttattttttaataaatttagaagATCCTTAGAAGGCCATATCCCTATAACTATATCCAAATATGTACAGAACACAGAATAtgaattcttcaaaaaaaaaaaaaaagggagcaACAAAAGCAGCATTTACTGCCATGTAAATCAAGTTCTTAGAAGAgaataacccaaaaaaaaaaaaaaagttgaagtaCCCATTTAATGCCAGAGAACCCGAGACTGCTTTCATCATTATATACTCGCGAAAAAAGTATCAAGTCTGTGTCTGATTGTTGACAAGCCTGGCCTTGTGATCTAATATTGGCCTGTGAAAATAAATTCTTGAAATGTCTTATgcatgtcataactcaaaataacCGAACTTAAAAGTTTAAATCCTACTTAACAAAATATAAGTGcttcaaagaaaaaggaaaaaaagataaaatatcaaTTTGTAATCCCACAGATGATCTTAAAGGccaattaatacaatttaataaGAACTGCCTGAACGAAATGTTAATCCTTTCTATGAAAGTATAACAAAAATCCCGAATTGGTCAATGTTGTTTGAATGCCATAAGTGCTTTGTGGGAGTATTCTTTATAACCTTCAACTTTTGTCTACCAACGACAATTGAAAATGTAAGCCAAGTTCTAAGGTTTAGAAAACTAAAGAACTTGTTGTGGGTGGAAAAATTATCTTTTCATTCAACTCTAAAATACATGTCTATACAAGTTACCTCATAACATAAAAGGAAGTAAATTAAAACAACCTATAACTTGCTTAATACACTACATTCTTTAACAGAAAACTTAACTAGTTTACCATTGAGATCAAAAAGTGCTTTTAAGtgaaaaagaatttttaaaaagtgctttttaaaaattttgattctaTTTACCATTGCTATTAAAAAGTGCTTGTTTACCAAACTTTTTAGTTTGAAATCAAAGTTTGGGTTAAAAAATGCTTTTTGATAAACAAAACCTTAATAGCTTTTAGCAACAAAATAGAATACGAAACAGTTCTAGAATTGTAATAACAGAAGGTGGCGACTATAATAAAACTTTAGCAAACCTCTGTCAGATTGGGGTTTTTGAATGACTTAGAACTGGTGTCCTGATTGCCTGCATGAAAATAAGCACTTCCACCGGTAGCTATAGGACTTTTGCCTaaagaagaaaatttttgaaatggaaATGCATGGCATGTATCATCAGCATCTAAAATTGAGGAATGTGAGTCCTGAAGTGGCGGCCTTAGACTTCTGGAGGGATTCATTTGACCAGCAATGAAAGCATCAAAGGAATCAGAGATTAATTGAGATGATTGCAAGCCTGAAGAGATCCCATTTGATTTTTTATCACAATTCCCAAACCTGCCCTGCAATGATGCTTCTGACAGCAGACCTCCTATGCTAATGTTAGTTAGACTGTCGGCCCACATTGCCAATGATTGTTCAATGCTACCATCCATTGTCACTTCATTTTCCTAACAGATGGAAAACAAAAGTTTCAGAAAGGTAGATTATTTGACATGAAACTCATTGCAAGCTAGCGCTCTTTTGGACTAAAGGTTTTAGTTTTGTTCCCAGTTCACCATAATCAAATAGCTCCTATAATGTGATCCCAAAGCCTTACCTCATAAGCCAGTAAATTTGTCATCACCAAAATAAAgggataaatataattagaaaaaTTCAAAGAACGCTCTAATATATTGCCATGCCTATGTCTTTATTGTAAGGGCAAACTATATTCAAtgtcaatttcaaaaaattacaaaacaatcACCAagctattcaaaagttttcatctAAGTCACTAGGTTGTAAAAATCGTTGTTGTATGACCTTTGTTCGCAATGCTTACACCAATCGAAAGTTCTCATTTCCttttcttctacaattcaattttttttttcatgaatcaGCTTTGAAAGTCATGAATCAATGAATCAAAATTTAAGCAACATCTTTTTCCAATATCCACCACTAACATTAGATCAACTTGAATCTAatatatgttcttctactcgtcgatGGATACTAATCCATCAAACCAATTGTTGAATCTTGCTTAGAGCTCACTAGCcgaattttttggaaaaataaaaacttaactcaatgacttaaataaaaacttccaaataatttaatgacttaaatgaaaacttctgaataattcaatgatcattttgtaactttttgaagttgaataattaaaatgtaaacttattaataatttaatgacctaggtgtagtttacccttattgCAACTTGTAACCATTTTAGATGCTTAATTCAGGTTACTCACAATACAGTTTTTTTTCTAACACACAAGCACAGAGAGAGAAAGGCATTAATCTCTAGTTGAGCTAATAAGCAGAAAACTGGCCACAGACACTGTACCATAGAACCAACTCCTCCATTAGACGCCTTCTCTGAAACAGCTACATTTGTTTCTGCACTCGTAATGATTGGTTTTCCAGACCCTTCACCAGTTACCTCAGCTTTTTCACCATTTACATATGCATTCTGCATGTAAGTATGGCAACTTTTCTGTACATCTTCAAGTTTGGAGGAGGCTTTGAAGGGAGCTGATACAGAAGGCTGTCCCAAGGTTTTTGTTTCAAGATTAGAGTCAGACATCCATCCATACCTTCAAAGCAGAAGTCAGTTACAATATACCAATGAACTTCTAGGAGCCCATAAACATAATGTATAAAACGTGAAaccaaaaataaagaataataattagACCTTAAACGAAACACAGCTGGGCTTCCAATTGCTGCATAAATATCGCTGGCACTGATGCAAATGTCATTTCTCGTCCATCTGTAACCGGTCAGACATTCTGCTACATATGGGAAAAGCATGGGCTCCCCAACAGCGATGCTTGAACTGCCCCACTTGCTACCAAGGTGCTTAAGTACAGAGGATATCTTCTTTCTAGCACTTAAAGTCAGTTCCAAATAAGGATGAAAGCCATCCTAGATGAAAGAATAGTTAACCCTCAGCATAGTTGTATCTTTAAAAAAATGGCTTGAAGTGTTTTTGTTTGACAGTTTTACCTTTTCTAAACCTAGACGAGTGCTTTCATCTATCGGAAAGAGCTGCAACTTAATCTTAGTGGAAGGATGAAGTCTTTCTTCTGTATTCAAGTAAAGTGCAGGTATTGTAATTCCTTCCACAATTCTGGTTTTTGTAGTTTTAGACCTTGAAGATGGTGCTTCACCTGAACCACTAGGTAATGAATGCTCATCCTTTTCTGTTTTTCCTAAATTAGAAGATAAAAAACTTATAGTTAAAAGCACAATTCAAGTACTCCAATTTATGAAAGAAATCAACATTTATACTTAAAAAGATAAATTTCTTAGTAAGGCAACAAGTCCAGCGTCCTGCCTGTTGCTCCCTGAAGCTGCTGCTCAACTCTTGTCTTTCTAGATCTATCGACTCCCTTACAACCTTCGTGCACATTGATTTCTGAATGTGGTTCTAACGCTTTTATCCTTCTCTTTCTATTAGTTCCCATGTGATAAAAGTTTTCCTATCAACCAAACCAACCATTAACAACATTAAACTGAAAGTGCTTTACCAAAAATATCCACCAACATTaaacacaaaacaaaacaaaacaaaaaaaataaaaattcttctGAAACTCCATTTCTAACTTTAAACACGGAGTAGTTTTAAGCCTTTCGGTTTCATTGGAATATTTAGGGTTCAGCATTTTAGAACTAACAACTGAAGCAAAAATGTTCCttagat
It encodes the following:
- the LOC107934775 gene encoding TSL-kinase interacting protein 1 isoform X3; protein product: MENFYHMGTNRKRRIKALEPHSEINVHEGCKGVDRSRKTRVEQQLQGATGKTEKDEHSLPSGSEERLHPSTKIKLQLFPIDESTRLGLEKDGFHPYLELTLSARKKISSVLKHLGSKWGSSSIAVGEPMLFPYVAECLTGYRWTRNDICISASDIYAAIGSPAVFRLRYGWMSDSNLETKTLGQPSVSAPFKASSKLEDVQKSCHTYMQNAYVNGEKAEVTGEGSGKPIITSAETNVAVSEKASNGGVGSMENEVTMDGSIEQSLAMWADSLTNISIGGLLSEASLQGRFGNCDKKSNGISSGLQSSQLISDSFDAFIAGQMNPSRSLRPPLQDSHSSILDADDTCHAFPFQKFSSLGKSPIATGGSAYFHAGNQDTSSKSFKNPNLTEANIRSQGQACQQSDTDLILFSRVYNDESSLGFSGIKWTESLGPFDLGLSSSRKVINGDNTSINGIVR
- the LOC107934775 gene encoding TSL-kinase interacting protein 1 isoform X4, which translates into the protein MGTNRKRRIKALEPHSEINVHEGCKGVDRSRKTRVEQQLQGATGKTEKDEHSLPSGSEERLHPSTKIKLQLFPIDESTRLGLEKDGFHPYLELTLSARKKISSVLKHLGSKWGSSSIAVGEPMLFPYVAECLTGYRWTRNDICISASDIYAAIGSPAVFRLRYGWMSDSNLETKTLGQPSVSAPFKASSKLEDVQKSCHTYMQNAYVNGEKAEVTGEGSGKPIITSAETNVAVSEKASNGGVGSMENEVTMDGSIEQSLAMWADSLTNISIGGLLSEASLQGRFGNCDKKSNGISSGLQSSQLISDSFDAFIAGQMNPSRSLRPPLQDSHSSILDADDTCHAFPFQKFSSLGKSPIATGGSAYFHAGNQDTSSKSFKNPNLTEANIRSQGQACQQSDTDLILFSRVYNDESSLGFSGIKWTESLGPFDLGLSSSRKVINGDNTSINGIVR
- the LOC107934775 gene encoding TSL-kinase interacting protein 1 isoform X2; translation: MENFYHMGTNRKRRIKALEPHSEINVHEGCKGVDRSRKTRVEQQLQGATGKTEKDEHSLPSGSGEAPSSRSKTTKTRIVEGITIPALYLNTEERLHPSTKIKLQLFPIDESTRLGLEKDGFHPYLELTLSARKKISSVLKHLGSKWGSSSIAVGEPMLFPYVAECLTGYRWTRNDICISASDIYAAIGSPAVFRLRYGWMSDSNLETKTLGQPSVSAPFKASSKLEDVQKSCHTYMQNAYVNGEKAEVTGEGSGKPIITSAETNVAVSEKASNGGVGSMENEVTMDGSIEQSLAMWADSLTNISIGGLLSEASLQGRFGNCDKKSNGISSGLQSSQLISDSFDAFIAGQMNPSRSLRPPLQDSHSSILDADDTCHAFPFQKFSSLGKSPIATGGSAYFHAGNQDTSSKSFKNPNLTEANIRSQGQACQQSDTDLILFSRVYNDESSLGFSGIKWTESLGPFDLGLSSSRKVINGDNTSINGIVR
- the LOC107934775 gene encoding TSL-kinase interacting protein 1 isoform X1, producing the protein MGTNRKRRIKALEPHSEINVHEGCKGVDRSRKTRVEQQLQGATGKTEKDEHSLPSGSGEAPSSRSKTTKTRIVEGITIPALYLNTEERLHPSTKIKLQLFPIDESTRLGLEKDGFHPYLELTLSARKKISSVLKHLGSKWGSSSIAVGEPMLFPYVAECLTGYRWTRNDICISASDIYAAIGSPAVFRLRYGWMSDSNLETKTLGQPSVSAPFKASSKLEDVQKSCHTYMQNAYVNGEKAEVTGEGSGKPIITSAETNVAVSEKASNGGVGSMENEVTMDGSIEQSLAMWADSLTNISIGGLLSEASLQGRFGNCDKKSNGISSGLQSSQLISDSFDAFIAGQMNPSRSLRPPLQDSHSSILDADDTCHAFPFQKFSSLGKSPIATGGSAYFHAGNQDTSSKSFKNPNLTEANIRSQGQACQQSDTDLILFSRVYNDESSLGFSGIKWTESLGPFDLGLSSSRKVINGDNTSINGIVR